A stretch of DNA from Gimesia chilikensis:
GCACACGCTTCATATTCGGGAGTAAAAATCGACTGGTAGTTCGGTCCCAGCGACAGTTTCCCGGCGACTTCCCCCCAGGCGGTTTTGACCTGATGGGGTTTACGGGCGCGGATTGCACGTTGTAACTGATGTTTGCGGATGCCGAGAGTTTCGGTTTCTTCAAACAGAATTCCTTCCAGCTGCTCGGCTGACTCCGGTTTGCAGATCACACTCAGCATCACCGCGGGGCGATCCTTCTTCATCTGGATCGACGTGCTGTAGACATCCAGGGCTCCCGCTGCCAGCAGCTTCTGTTTGGTATGACCGATGATCTCTCCGGAGATGTCATCCAGATTGGTTTCCAGCAGGGTGACATAATCAGTGTGGGCGGGTGTCGCAACTTCGCCGACAAACAGCCTTAACAGGTTGGCTCGCTCCGGGAAGTTCTTGGTTCCCGCGCCATAGCCGATCTCTTCAATCGTCATCGGCGGAAGCATGCAGAAACGATCCACGAGCGTGGAAACAATGGCAGCGCCGGTCGGCGTGGTCAGCTCAGCCTGAATTGGAATGTCCGCCAGCGGAATCCCTTTCAGCAGCTCAGCGGTTCCCGGTGCAGGAACCGTACAGATTCCATGATCGATCTTGATCTGTCCAAAGCCGGTAGGAACCGGGCTGCAGAGAACCTGGTCAACTCCCAGCAGATCAAAGCCGATTGCGACGCCGACGATATCCACGATCGAATCGATGGCTCCCACTTCATGAAAGTGGACTTTGTCGATTGATGAACCGTGTACTTTCGCCTCCGCGCCTGCAATCGCCGAAAACAGCGAGAGGGCCAGCTCGTACTGGCGGGGCGTAAGCTTATCCGACTGCTTCAATATCGTGATGATATCACCCAAATGCCGGTGTGCATGCTGCTCTGGATGTTCGATGGTGACATAGGTCGCGTGAAAGCCCCCCTTGATTGTCGAGGAGAACGTCAGTTTCACGCCGGGCAGTCCCAGGGAATCGATGCCGGCACAAATCTGATCCGGGTCCACACCCGCATCCACGAGGGCGCCGAGGGTCATGTCGCCGCTGATTCCGGTAGAACAGTCTAAGTAAGCAATCCGCACAGTCAGGTATCCAGGGAAAAAGGGTTAAAAACAGGAAGCGAATTCTAAAGATAACGGGCAGGATCTCCAAGATCAATTCGTTGTCAGGCACCGCTGGAGAAACGGGGTAAGTTTATATCTCACAGCAGGATATCAAGCAGCGGCTTCTGCACCCAAGTGGGGAAAACGCAGGAATATCGCGGGTTTCTTGCTGCGAGGATGAAAAGTGTGCCGTGACAGGACGGGCCCTCAACGCTGATAAATGGGCAGGTATTGATATTCGACCGCCAGAGCGAGGACTGCCAGCGACGTCGCATAGACCTTGCCGGCTTCTTTTTCGCTCCCCTTGGTTGCCAGCCAGCTGCCGTCATGCTTCTGCATCTCCAGCAGTTGGGGCATGATCGTATCCCGGGTTTTTTTCCAGTACTCGCCTCCCATCTGGAACATCCCGACACTGCAGTAATACGCCCCGTAGAAATAATAGAATTCATCCGGGTGCAGGGGACGCTGCACGAGATAGTCGCCGGCTTCAAGGGCATCCTTGGTGTGATGCTGCCCGCAGATTTCCAGCGCCAGGATTCCGGTTCCCGTTCGCGTTGCACTGGGGGCACCGCCGGGTTGATAGGCAAAGCCCATGTTGTTCCGTCCCCGACAGTGGCGGACATACGCGACCGCTTTGTCGATCTGATCTGCAGAGATATCACAGCCGATGTTCTTCGCCGCACGCAGGGCCAGCAGCTGCCAGCCGGTCACACTCAGATCGCTGTCTTTACTCGTCTGATTATATCGCCAGCCTCCGGCGTTCCGTTTGTCTTTGGGAACATTCTGGGCTGCAACAATCAGTTTTACCGCCCGTTCCAGAACTTCGCGACACTTTTTCTCCCGTTCACCCGTCAACATCCCGGCCACTTCGGCCAGCATCAGCGTGCTGATCCCATGGCTGTACATCGGCCCATGACTCTTGTGGTGCACCACCAGCCCGTTATCTGCCTGGTGTGCGAGAACCCAGTCGATGCCTCTGTTGATCTGGTCACCATAGGGGCCCTCTTCGGGCACATACCCGGCCGCCATGAATGCCATGATCGCCAGAGAGGTCGCGGCCGTCGATTCACCATAAGAATTAAACGACCAGGCTCCGGAAGGCTGCTGTGTTTTTGATAAAAACTGAATTGCCCGCTGGATACTCTCGTCAGTTTTCTTTTTCTGTGCGTCCAGCTCCTGTGCCCGGCAGAGGGCAGGGGAGAGCAGCATCAGCAGTCCCAGCGGGTAAGCGATCAGCCTGAGTAACATTGAATTATCCTGTGATTGAAATCGAACCGGTCGCTTATTTGCTGTCGGATTTCGATTTGGCGATGGCTTCAAAATAATGTTTGATCAAGCGGGCGTATTCGGGATCAGTTCTGCTTTGCGAGCCTTGCAGAATCTCGGTATCCAGTTCGCCGGGCAGCTCACCCCAGTTTCGATTGGACATGGCTTTCAGCTTCATTTCCAGTTTACTGAAGTCCACATTCGTGCGGGCACCGCCCCCTTCGCTTTCTCCCTGACCCTTACCGGGGGCCATATTGCGGGAAGCGGTCTGGGACTGCTGACCCTTACCGGGATCGGAACCCTGCTGCGCTTTCGACTTCAATTCCGTCGCTGCCTGGGAAAGGGATTCCGCTGCCTGTTTGAGCGATTCGGCCGCCTGCTGCTGGGCAGACTGTTTTCCAGCCTGACCCGATTCTGCCGACTGTTGACTCTGGTTTTTCCCCTGCTGGCCTTGTTGGCTTTCGGAGGATTTCCCATTCTGACCTGATTGGGAATCACCCTGAGCCTGCTGCTGCTCGCCCGATTCGGTTGCTTCCTGTTTCTGGTCGGCTGGATTCGACGAGTCCGGCTGTGACTCGGCATCGCGGGGAACGGATTGCTGCTGTTCGTTTTGAGCCATCAGTTGATCCAGGGCACTTTTGAATTCGGGGTTCTGCTCCATCTGTTGCTGTGCCTGGCGGAGTTGTTGAGCAGCATCGGTGACCTGGTTGCCGACCTTTTCGGGAACCGGCGAATCATTGGCTTGCTGCTTGCGAGACTGCTGTGCCTGTTGGGCGGCAGCCTGTAATGCCTGAGCTGCCTGCTGCGCCTGTTTCGCAGCCTGTGCCAGGTCTTCCTGTTTCAGCTTATCGACCGCCTGTTGCATTGACTGACCAGCCTGTTCAGTCTGCTTGCGACTCTGATCTGCCTGGCGGCTCTCTTTATTCAGTTTAATCGGATCGTTTTCCAGCTTCTGCGAAGCCTCAGAGAACTGTCGCGTTAATTCCTGGGTCTGCTGAGCCAGTGTCTGTTGAGAATTCTGGATCGCTGCCTTCCGTGCCTCTTCCGAATTGGATGCTTCTGCCAGCTTGTTCGCAACTTCGCCCTGCAGTTGTGCCATCCGTTCTGCTTCTTCGAGGAACGCATCCCGTTCGGTATTCTGCTGCTGTTCTTTGCGTGCCTGTTGTGCTTCCTTGATTTCATCCGCAATCTGGGCAGCCCGATTTGCAGCCTGGCTCGCTTCGTGGAACTGCCCCACATTGGCCTGCTGTTCTGCCTGGATCGCTTCGCGTGCCATCTGAGCCGCCTTTTGTGTCGACTCTGATTCGGCGCCAAACTTCTGGGCAGTCTCCAGCAGGAAGTTCGCTGCGGCATCCGCCAGGTTTCGTTGCTCCTGTTGCAGGGCACGCATTTTTTCCTGAGTCGTAGATGGTGCCTGTGCCCGGGCAGGCTCGTTGCTCATGTTGGTTTCGGCAGGCTGACTGTTCGTAGACGGCTCGTTGTTCGCAGCGGCGGTGGCGGCGTTTTGCGGTGCATCACCATTCGCCGGGGCCGCGGGCTGAGCCGGAGGTGTCGCTGCATCGTTGCCCTGAGGTGCTGCACCCTGTGGGGCCGCTGGTTCAGGCGCTTCCGCATCGCGGGGCAGGGGACGACCCGCAGATACCGGGGCCTGCTGCTGCATCGCTTCAGCGAGTTGCTGTTGTGGCTCGACCAGTTGCGATGCCTGGGTGACCAGGGAATCGAGCTGTTTTAACTGAAAGTTGCGGGCAGCATCTACCAGTTCCGGTCGACGATCCAACAGGTCATCCAGGTCTTTCGTCAGACGGGACTGACGGTGTTTCAGTTCGGCCTGTTCGTTTGACAGCTCCTGCTTCATTTCCGGTGTCAGTTTTAACTGCTGATGCGGATTATTCTGTTTCTCAGGCGTCTGGTTATCCGCCTGCTGCGGCTCTTCTGGTTTTTGCATCTGCTGTTTGACCGACTCTACCTTGTCGTTGAACGCCAGCATGTCATTCGCCAGGTGATCGGTCTCTTCCGCCAGACGATCCAGATTGTGCAGATCGTTTTCCAGTTCGACCAGTTTTTCATACTGGCGTACCAGGTCATCGATCTTCTTTTCTGTCTGCTGCATGGCAGCAGGTACCGGTTTGAGTTCCTGCTGCGCCTGTTCTCGATTGTCGGCTGCTGCCGCGGATTTCAGTGTATCGTGGTTTTGGACGAAGTCGTTCCGGGCGAGGTTCTGTGTCTGCTCTGCCAGTTTCTGATAGAGGGGCAGTTCCAGAAATTCATTCGCCACAGTTTCCAGCTGCTGAGCCAGTTTTCGTTCCTGCTTGGTCAGCTCCTGCAAAGACTGTTCATCCTCGGGGGAGAGCGCCTCCTGTTTTTTCTGATCTTTCAGGTCGGCAATCTCTTGCTTGACCTGTTCTTGATGTGTCTTGAATTCCTGCTGAATCTTCTTTAATTCATCCCGCAGTTTCTGCTGCCGGGCTACGACACCTGCCGAAAGCTGCTGCTCTGCATTCTTGTCAATGCCAAAGACACGCGGCGTCGACCAGACCACATTCGGCCCCGGAACTTCGCGATTGTCTGCAGCCTTGATGCGATAGGTAAAGATATCCGCCTGGTCGGCCTGGAGTTCTTTGAGATCGATTTTGAATTCATGGTCCACCGTGGACGTTCCCAGCTTGTCGGCGGGGACTTTGACCACGGTCGCTTTCTCGTCCAGTTTCTGAATCTCCAGTTCCAGTTCATTCACGGCATAATCATCAAGCACTTTGACAGGAACGGAGAATGTCTCACCAGGTTTATAGAACTCCGGTTGATTGTAGAGAGACAGCTCAATTTCCGGTGCGCGATCCTGAGTGATCTTGACCAGATGCTCAGAAGTCTGGTTTTTCAGTCCGCCCTCTTTACTGTGAAACTCAATATGAAAGACAAAGCTCTGGTTGCCAACGGGCAGATCCAGTTGTGCAGTCAGCTGATCCTGACCGATATTCAAAGGTTGCTCTTCGACCGGCGGACGTTCGTTGTTCTCTGCACCAGATGCGTAGTACTGATAAAAGAGTGTGGCCTGACTGATCGGTCGATCGAACGTCAGCTGCAGGGCGATCTGGCTCTGTTCCATCACGCGGATTTCGCTGGGAAGCACCGTCAGCTCCTCCGCCGCCTGTCCGGTATAACGAGGCGGCGTGATGACCACTCGCGTATCGGTGATCGAGGGAGGCTCCGCCACCTGGATGGCATACTGCTTCGTACGGCTCGATCCGCTGGAAATTGAATAGGTAAATCCGCTCAACAGTCGCGAAAACTGAGTTGTGTAATGACCGGCTGCCTGATCGAGATCCATCCGGCGTGAGAACGGTTGTCCTTCCGCGTCTTCCCAGGCAATCCAGACCTCATCGATGGTTCCCGGCTGCTTGGTGTGCCAGTGAGGAGTGGCAATGATCTGCAGGTCCTCGCCGCGGGCCACTGTTCCATCGCCCGGTTCAACTTCGAAATAGAGTGAACTGACCGTCCCGAAATTCCCCCAGGGAACGATACTGCGAGAAATCAGCAACTGGTAAGCGTCGGGCCAGAACAGGAGCGGCGTCAGGAAGATGATAATGGCAATCCCGGCACTCATCACGAAACGCATGGCGCGATCGGAGGGTACCGAATCGGTAATATTGAAGTTCGTCAGCGAAGCGATGGTCTCCCGCGCCAGGCGTTCGCGCATCACGGAGGAACTCGTGTCGTCGTGAGCGACGGAGAGTTCCAGAACAGAAGTCAGTCGTTCGTTGAGAGACGACTGCGATTCCTCGACAATCGCCGCCAGTTCGATGGGGGTCCGCTTATGAAAGACCCGTCGGAGCATACCAAACCAGAGACAGCCCACCAGCACCGTTAATGAAAACGAAGTCAGGGCAATCCGGGCCGTGTTATTCAATGAGAACACAAAATCAAGACTGATCTGGACTGTCACCAGGCAGATCAGAACCAGGATCACAAACCCCAGTCCCCGCAGCAGAGCCAGTGAGCGGATGCGCCGATCCAACTGGCCTAATTGCCGTTTGAGTTCATTGACGAATTGATCTAACTGTCCATCCATAGTCGTTCTCTGAGAGAAGTAGTGATCTGGTCAGGGTTTGCGAGCGATCTGTTCCGTCCATAAATCGCATATCCGGAATGCAGGCCGGATGGGGAGCCGGAACGGAACTCCTGATATTGTAACAGGAAATTCCGTGAAATAGGGATGAAAAAAGGGTGGGAACCCTAAAAACTTTTAAGGCAGACCGTTCAGCTTACGCAGAGCCCATTCGACAGTCAGGATTCCCATGATCAGTACCAGAATCAGCCAGTGATCCCAGAGCGAAACTTCGTCCTGGTTGGAGATTTCCTGGTTCAGATTAGGGATCAGCTCCAGCAACTCGTCGATCGTTCCCGGGGTCAGCAGTTTCCCTCCACTCGACTCAGCCATTTCGGTGAGCAGTTGCGGGTTGGAGGCAAGGTTACCCAGCTCGATCGTTTTGACTTCATGTACAAACAGGGGTGTGACAATCTCCTTGTCGCCTGGCTGCTGAGTCGACGGTTTGAGCCTCAGCTCGTATTCTCCCGGATCCAGCTCGGGGAGGTTCGCTTCCTGCAACTGCGGATTGTTTTTCTGGGTCTGCAGTTCGAATGAAGCGACGATCTGATCCGGCTCCGCGGCCCGGACGATTTCGACGGTTGATTTAATATTCGGATGTTCTTTCAGATACACCTGAGTCCATCGTGCGGTCGCGGTCGCGATTTCGCCGGCGTCGACATCGGTTTTATTCAGACTGAATTTGACGAACTCATTTCCTGCCGAGGCTTTGTTACGGGCGGCCCACCGTGCCAGCTGACCCCAGAAACGATGATGGTAGCGATCTCCCATGCGGAACCGCCAGCGCCAGGTGCTGTCGATCCCAATCCAGATCACCTGTCCCGCGCCATACTGCCTGACCACAATCACGCCATCCCGCTCTTCATTCAACGGCGCATTAAAGGGAGACAGACCATAGGCGAGGACCGTTGCCCCCGGTTTGAGTGTCCCCTGCAGAAACCAGAGGTGGCCCGGCAGATTTTTCCAGATATCCCGATTCACATCCGGAGTGGCATCAAACTGGAACAGGGGCTCCAGCTCTCCCTCGGGGGTCAGAGCCAGGTGCATGCCTCGTTCATTGGGAGGAACTTTGAAATTTGCCTGGTTCCAGTCGACGACACTCAGATCTTTCACGGGCAGCAGTTCGTTCAAAGTTTGCGAACGGTGTTGCAGCGGTAGATATTTTTTGCCTGCCAGCAGTACCAGGGTCCCTCCCTGATCGCCGACAAACGCTTGAATCTGTTTCCAGTGTTCTTCCTGGACATGTTCGGGCGAAACGTCGCCGATAATGATCAGATCTTTGTCGGCAAACGGCTTTGGCTGTTCTGCATTATTGTCAGCCACCTGGTTTGGCTGCGGGGCGTTGATCAACAGCTGATTCGGAAAGAAGGGCTGCGGCAACAGGCCCATATAAGGCTGTTCGAACAGCACCTGCTGCAGATCGATGCGTTTGTCCCGTTCCAAAGCGTTGTGCAGAAAACGGAATTCCCACCGTGCGGTCTCTTCCACCAGCAGCACATGCGATTTGTCATCGACGAAATTGATCGCAAAGGTTTTTTCGTTGTTATCCTCGCGTGTTTCTCCCGGAAGAATGTCCGTTTCCAGCCGGTACTCCTGTCGTCCCGGCTTATCGGATCCCAGTTCAAATTCGAGTAACTGACTTACGCCGGAAGACTTGAAGCGTTTCACCGCCAGTTCCTGATCTCCCTGCATCAATGCCACGCGGACATCCTGTCCCTCAAAACCACTCGTGCCAATGCGGGCTTTAAGTAAAGGCTTGTCGTCTTTGAATGCGGTTTGTGGATAGTCGAGTGCTGATACAGAGATGTCTTTCGGCTGATTCGCCGATCCGAGCAGTACCGGATAGACGGGGACCTTCATCTGCCCCAGTTGTTCTGCAGTCGAGACCGGATCTAACTGGCTATTGTCGCGTCCGTCGGTCAGCAGGACGTAACCGGAAATCGGTGAGTTGCCGGACTCCGAACCGCTGCCCGCCGCTTTCAGGGCCTGTGACAGATTCGAAAGTTCCATGTGCACCTGGTCGGGAACTTCCGCCAGTGAATTCTCCAGGGTTGTCTGTTCGGTGGGGACTGCATCACCGGCAAACAGGACGAGGTCGATGTCGCCGCGCTGTTTTAACTGGTCCAGAATCGGATGCGCGGGATTGGTCAGCAGTTTCTGGGCGATCTCTTTGCGGGACATCTGATCGATCTCGTCAAAAATAGTTTCCAGATTCTCGCGGCGGCTCTCTGCCAGTTGGGTCCGTTTTTCCGGGTTCGCGGTCTCACTCTCTTCGACCCACGCGGGTTCTTCACCCGCTGCATAAGCAGCCTCCCACCGATCGAGTCGTGCGTCGATCTGATCGTTGCCAATCATTTTCAGGGCCCGCGCCAGTTGCAGCTTTTCCAGCTTGCTCGCGTGGCGGTCCTGCGTATTCATACTGTCCGAAACATCCAACGCAACAATCAGGCGGCCTGTTTTTTCGGTATTGAATGACCAGGTAAGTACTGGCTCGAGGAAGGTGAGCAGAATTAGAATCAAAGCGGAGATGCGGAGTGCAATCAGTGCATTGCCGATGCCGTGCGAAACCAGTCGCCGCTCGTAACGGAACAGCAGGATGATGCTGACCAGCACCACCAGCACCGCGCAGACGCTGACAATGGTCCACCCGCTCCATTCGAGGCTGTTAAACTGGAAATGCTTTTCCATCAGTAGGACAACGTTCTTTAATTCAGGTTTCTCTGGAAATTATTGATTCTCTTCCGGGAGCGACACATGTCCTCCCTGTACCAGTCGCCGGGTCAGGAACATCTCCCCAACCATCAGTAGTAAAAAGATCAGCAACAGAAAACGCCAGAATTCGGTCTCCGACACATCGGAGAACATCAACTGTTTCAGTTCGTCCAGCGTTTTGAAAAAAGTAAAGTGATACGAGTCTGTCAGCGATTTCTGCTCGACCTCTGAGAGTGGCGTCAGGTTCGACTCGCTGCGATCAAAGTTCACAACGAATCGATCGGACCTCAGTTCCTGGTTCTGGTCTGATTTTGGATTCAATTGATAGACGCCGGGCAGAGCGGTGTTCGTGCACTGAAAGGTCGCACCATTGACAGCCTGATCGATGGTACCAACTGCTGGTTTCCCGTTGGGATCCAGAAAGGTGAACTGCTCAATGGTCGTCCCACCCGGCACCGGAACCACAATCGGCTCATCCAGTTGCAGGTTGCGGAATACGCGTCCCGAGGAAAGTTCAAATACCGCCTCGTGCAGGAACGGAACATAATCCGGCTTGCTGGGTAGATTGTTCCAGTCCGCATCGAGTGAGGAAGTCATCAGCAGTACACGTCCCCGCGCGTGGTTCATCATTACCAGTAACGGTTTCTGATTGGACAGCCTGGCGATGGACTGAGGGGCTGTCGAAGGACTGGAGTCGGCCGCATCCCCTTGCTCCTCAGCAGGGAGGGCCTCGACATCCAGTAGTGTAAGATCCCACCAGTGATTGAACCGCGCCGCGGTCAAGCCGTTGGCATATTCACCGCGAAAACGTTTCAGCCAGGGAGTCTGCAGGCTGTCAGAGTCGATCTGTATCACGTTACCGAATTCAAGACCCTGGGCGGCTTCCTTTGATTTCAACTCAACGGGGATCAATCCCTCAGCTTTGAATAACTGTCGCTGGTACTGTTCCGGATCGACCTGGTCCCCCAGAGCCAGCATGACGCCACCACCCTGCTGATTGACAAAATCAATCAAAGCTCCCGCCTGCACGTCAGTCAGAGCATCGACGTTTGCCAGGATGACCACCGCCTGGTTCTTCAACAGGTCTGCAGTAAGCTGGTCTTTTTCAATAACCGTGGTCTGAATCCACGGAGTCCGGTTTGTGGGGGCCGTGAGTGCCAGGTTGGCGAAAAAGACTTCACTACGGGTCGGGTCGAAACTGGGCGTGCCATCTACCAGGAGCACGGGCAGTGCGCTGGTGACCTGCAACGCTGCATCCGAACGGTCATCGCCAGGCAGGTTGTCTGGATCAAGGACGACGCTAATGACGTGCGTCCCTTCCTGCTCGAAGCGATGCTGAAACTCGACCGCCGCTTCGCCGTGATTTTCAATTTTGATCGACTGCGTTTTTTCTTTGATCCGCTGACCATCAATTTCGAAATAGACCGGGCAGATCAGTGTCGGCTCCGGACCGTCATAGCGGATGGTGGTCGAAATGCGGACAGGCAGATTTTTGACGCAGACTTCCCGCGAAAGGGTAAGCTGGTCAACACGCAGGTTGGTTTGTAACCCTTCATTTTTTTCGCCGGCAACATTGGTCGCCCAGAGGTCAATCGGAACCGCAGACTGCTGCATCAGATCATTAACCTGATCCCAGAGCAGGGTATCCTGGGGTGTCCAGCCGAACGCCTGGTCGTCGGTCAGCACGATGATCTCGCGTTCGAGGTTAGATGTCTTCCCCAGGATCTGAATCGCTTTGCTGACAGAATTCGCGAGATTCGATTCACCTGCAGGTGGCGGCAACTCGTTCAGCTTCTCGCGGACCATCGCAAAATTATGGGTGGGAGATTCGGTTACCAGTCGCGGTTGATGCCGGGCATCGATAACTGAGATTGTGTCACCCGGATTCAGTTCTTCCAGAAAGCGATGCACCCATTGAATGGCTGCGGAGTGAGGCGTGGTTGTTTCTCCCTCCCAACCCATACTGTAGGAACCGTCGATCACAAAGACGACGTCTCGAGACTGTGTTGAAATGAACTGGGAGAGAAAACCACCGGAAATCCACGGGCGGGCCAGCGCGAAGGTGATCAATGCGACCAGCAGCATGCGGATTGCCAGCAGAAGCCAGCCTTCCAGGCGGATCCGTCGTCGCGTGCGGCGGCCCAGCTCCAGAAACTGCATCGCCCCCCATTGTACGACGTCATATTTCTTGCGGCTCAATAAATGCACCAGTATCGGCAGCGATAATCCCAGCAGGCCGAGAAGCATCATCGGATTTAGGAAATCAAATGTCATGACTGCCTGCTGAGAACGGGTATGGGACTGGAGTAGAGCACGAGGATGGTTTCAAAAGGGAGACAAGCCGCATTATATGGTGAAATCGTTGTAAATGGTATCGCCTGTCTGATTTCCTTTTTCAGGGAGACTTAAGTACAGATTTGCATGGAACAGGTTGGGAATTCCCTGTCCAACGATTATGATGGACTCAACGGCCCTCTGTAAACATGTCCGCCCCCATTTAATTCTGATTCGACCCTCCTGAGAGACCAACGAGGCTGATAGTATGCTGTCCTGTTCTACGAAATTTCTCCCCGTTCTGTTAGTCACGATTTCTCTGTTCTGCAGCGTCCCTGCGATTTCCGCACAGGAAATTCAGCCCGACAAACTGAAGTCGGCTTATGATGTCGTAGTCTATGGGGGAACTTCCGGAGGCATTGCAGCTGCGCTTCAGGCACACCGCATGGGGAAAACCGCACTGCTGATCGAGCCGGGAAAACATCTAGGCGGTCTCTCTTCCGGGGGACTGGGGGCAACGGACATCGGCAACAAAGCTGCGATTGGCGGAATCGCCCGGGAATTCTACGGAAGACTGGGTACGTATTACAGTCAGGATGATTCCTGGGTTTATCAGAAACAGAGTGACTACAAGAGCCGACGCAAAAAAACATCTGAAACCGAAATGTGGACTTTCGAGCCTCACGTGGCGGAAGCGACCTTTGAGCAGATGCTGACCGCGGATCAGGTTCCCTGGCTCAAACAGCAGCGACTCGATCTCAAACAGGGTGTTCAGAAAGCAGACGGACGCATCTCCGCGATCAAAATGGAAGGGGGCCTGGTCGTCAAAGGCAAGGTCTTTATCGACGCGACCTATGAAGGTGATCTGCTGGCGGTCGCCGGCGTCTCTTATCACGTCGGTCGCGAGTCCAACGCCACTTACGGCGAAACATTAAACGGGATTCAGACCCGCAATGCCGTCTTTCATCAGTTCATCAAACCCGTTGATCCCTACGTCGTTCCCGGAGACAAGAGCAGTGGTCTGCTCCCCGGAGTGCAGCAGGAAGGGCCCGGCGGGAAAGACGGAGACGGCGACCACCGCGTGCAGGCTTACTGTTTTCGCATGTGTACCACGGATGTCCCCGAGAACCAGCGGGAATGGGTGAAACCGGAGAATTACGATCCCCAGCGATACGAACTGCTGTTGCGTAACTTTGAAGCCGGCGATCACCGGGTTCCCTGGAATCCGGTTCTGATGCCGAACCGAAAGACCGACACGAATAATAATTTCGCGATCTCGACCGATAACATCGGGATGAACTACGAATACCCCGATGCGGATTACGAGAAACGCGATGAGATTTTCCAGGAGCATCTGACTTACCAGCAGGGCCTGATGTGGACCCTGGCCAACAGCCCCCGCGTACCTCCTGAGGTGCAGAAACAGTTCCAAAAATGGAAACCGACGAAAGACGAATTCCAGGATACCGCAGGCTGGCCCTTTCAACTTTATGTGCGTGAAGCCCGTCGCATGATTTCTGAATATGTCATGAACGAGAAACATTGCACGTCGGAACTCGTCGCCAATGACAGTATCGGTCTGGCCGCATATACAATGGACTCACACAATCAACAGCGGTATGCCATTGATGGTAAGACTCTCAACG
This window harbors:
- the larC gene encoding nickel pincer cofactor biosynthesis protein LarC; protein product: MRIAYLDCSTGISGDMTLGALVDAGVDPDQICAGIDSLGLPGVKLTFSSTIKGGFHATYVTIEHPEQHAHRHLGDIITILKQSDKLTPRQYELALSLFSAIAGAEAKVHGSSIDKVHFHEVGAIDSIVDIVGVAIGFDLLGVDQVLCSPVPTGFGQIKIDHGICTVPAPGTAELLKGIPLADIPIQAELTTPTGAAIVSTLVDRFCMLPPMTIEEIGYGAGTKNFPERANLLRLFVGEVATPAHTDYVTLLETNLDDISGEIIGHTKQKLLAAGALDVYSTSIQMKKDRPAVMLSVICKPESAEQLEGILFEETETLGIRKHQLQRAIRARKPHQVKTAWGEVAGKLSLGPNYQSIFTPEYEACAELAATHQISLRTVYRAAEAAFLLEGVAETAFDSGAHAPHDHDHDHDHDHDHDHDHDHDHDHDHDHDHDHDHDHDHDHDHDHDHDHDHDHDH
- a CDS encoding prenyltransferase/squalene oxidase repeat-containing protein encodes the protein MLLRLIAYPLGLLMLLSPALCRAQELDAQKKKTDESIQRAIQFLSKTQQPSGAWSFNSYGESTAATSLAIMAFMAAGYVPEEGPYGDQINRGIDWVLAHQADNGLVVHHKSHGPMYSHGISTLMLAEVAGMLTGEREKKCREVLERAVKLIVAAQNVPKDKRNAGGWRYNQTSKDSDLSVTGWQLLALRAAKNIGCDISADQIDKAVAYVRHCRGRNNMGFAYQPGGAPSATRTGTGILALEICGQHHTKDALEAGDYLVQRPLHPDEFYYFYGAYYCSVGMFQMGGEYWKKTRDTIMPQLLEMQKHDGSWLATKGSEKEAGKVYATSLAVLALAVEYQYLPIYQR
- a CDS encoding DUF4175 family protein codes for the protein MDGQLDQFVNELKRQLGQLDRRIRSLALLRGLGFVILVLICLVTVQISLDFVFSLNNTARIALTSFSLTVLVGCLWFGMLRRVFHKRTPIELAAIVEESQSSLNERLTSVLELSVAHDDTSSSVMRERLARETIASLTNFNITDSVPSDRAMRFVMSAGIAIIIFLTPLLFWPDAYQLLISRSIVPWGNFGTVSSLYFEVEPGDGTVARGEDLQIIATPHWHTKQPGTIDEVWIAWEDAEGQPFSRRMDLDQAAGHYTTQFSRLLSGFTYSISSGSSRTKQYAIQVAEPPSITDTRVVITPPRYTGQAAEELTVLPSEIRVMEQSQIALQLTFDRPISQATLFYQYYASGAENNERPPVEEQPLNIGQDQLTAQLDLPVGNQSFVFHIEFHSKEGGLKNQTSEHLVKITQDRAPEIELSLYNQPEFYKPGETFSVPVKVLDDYAVNELELEIQKLDEKATVVKVPADKLGTSTVDHEFKIDLKELQADQADIFTYRIKAADNREVPGPNVVWSTPRVFGIDKNAEQQLSAGVVARQQKLRDELKKIQQEFKTHQEQVKQEIADLKDQKKQEALSPEDEQSLQELTKQERKLAQQLETVANEFLELPLYQKLAEQTQNLARNDFVQNHDTLKSAAAADNREQAQQELKPVPAAMQQTEKKIDDLVRQYEKLVELENDLHNLDRLAEETDHLANDMLAFNDKVESVKQQMQKPEEPQQADNQTPEKQNNPHQQLKLTPEMKQELSNEQAELKHRQSRLTKDLDDLLDRRPELVDAARNFQLKQLDSLVTQASQLVEPQQQLAEAMQQQAPVSAGRPLPRDAEAPEPAAPQGAAPQGNDAATPPAQPAAPANGDAPQNAATAAANNEPSTNSQPAETNMSNEPARAQAPSTTQEKMRALQQEQRNLADAAANFLLETAQKFGAESESTQKAAQMAREAIQAEQQANVGQFHEASQAANRAAQIADEIKEAQQARKEQQQNTERDAFLEEAERMAQLQGEVANKLAEASNSEEARKAAIQNSQQTLAQQTQELTRQFSEASQKLENDPIKLNKESRQADQSRKQTEQAGQSMQQAVDKLKQEDLAQAAKQAQQAAQALQAAAQQAQQSRKQQANDSPVPEKVGNQVTDAAQQLRQAQQQMEQNPEFKSALDQLMAQNEQQQSVPRDAESQPDSSNPADQKQEATESGEQQQAQGDSQSGQNGKSSESQQGQQGKNQSQQSAESGQAGKQSAQQQAAESLKQAAESLSQAATELKSKAQQGSDPGKGQQSQTASRNMAPGKGQGESEGGGARTNVDFSKLEMKLKAMSNRNWGELPGELDTEILQGSQSRTDPEYARLIKHYFEAIAKSKSDSK